A single genomic interval of Pomacea canaliculata isolate SZHN2017 linkage group LG5, ASM307304v1, whole genome shotgun sequence harbors:
- the LOC112565422 gene encoding LOW QUALITY PROTEIN: solute carrier family 23 member 1-like (The sequence of the model RefSeq protein was modified relative to this genomic sequence to represent the inferred CDS: inserted 1 base in 1 codon), translating to MCDGRGTGDGGDVWCRGQSPVGAVRATGISALSDSVWLHVVGATGVGWAAVHDIRSCRRQSAGGHHIFCWRHCNVNADDIWNKIADNTRCNVCILSTDFLYTVSSQVAMSCLYCSAGDFDNSSTTMNNTQNNGSAHTVVAGSEEHTEVWQSRVREIQGAVLVASLFQVVVGFSGLMTIMLRFIGPLVIAPTVTLVGLALFDVAAQKCSHQWGIAILTLVLIVVFSQCLHRAAIALPFGTITKHGCQGGITKIRVFELFPVLLAMTVSWLICLILTYSGALPQDPGHRGFWARTDARLSVLKDAQWVRIPYPGQWGLPTISVGAVLGMLAGVLASMIESIGDYYACARLSNAPPPPPHAINRGIGVEGLACILAGAFGSANGTTSYSENVAAIGITKVASRRVVQVAGVLLMIVGCFGKLGALFVTIPDPVXGGMFLAMFGMITAVGISNLRYVEIRRPRNMFVLGLALFLGLAIPSWIEGNKNEIQTGNSTVDQIIEVLLSTSMFVGGFVAFVLDNLLPGTDRDRGVIKWRQESRVAAKTSGHGDVYIHPLLQKLIHRIVILGRLPFCPPAKICTSAVFERVRLGSTGNFDCENRL from the exons ATGTGTGATGGACGAGGAACAGGTGATGGAGGTGACGTATGGTGTAGAGGACAATCCCCCGTGGGCGCTGTGCGTGCTACTGGGATTTCAG CATTATCTGACAGCGTTTGGCTCCACGTTGTCGGTGCCACTGGTGTTGGCTGGGCCGCTGTGCATGACATACGATCCTGTCGCCGTCAGTCAGCTGGTGGGCACCATATTTTTTGTTGGCGGCATTGCAACGTTAATGCAGACGACATTTGGAATAAG ATTGCCGATAATACAAGGTGCAACGTTTGCATTCTTAGCACCGACTTTCTCTATACTGTCTCTTCCCAAGTGGCAATGTCCTGCCTTTATTGTAGCGCGGGTGATTTCGATAACTCTTCGACTACGATGAACAACACACAGA ACAATGGAAGTGCACACACTGTGGTCGCCGGAAGTGAGGAGCATACAGAAGTGTGGCAATCAAGAGTGAGGGAG ATTCAGGGCGCTGTGCTGGTGGCGTCCTTGTTCCAGGTGGTGGTTGGCTTCAGCGGACTCATGACGATTATGTTGCGCTTCATTGGTCCTTTGGTCATTGCGCCGACTGTAACGCTGGTGGGACTCGCGTTATTTGATGTGGCGGCTCAGAAATGCTCTCACCAGTGGGGAATAGCCATCTT GACACTGGTACTCATCGTGGTCTTTTCTCAGTGTTTGCATCGTGCAGCCATTGCTCTCCCCTTTGGTACCATCACCAAACATGGCTGCCAAGGCGGAATCACCAAGATACGGGTGTTTGAGTTATTCCCC GTGTTGCTGGCTATGACAGTCAGCTGGCTAATTTGCCTCATTTTAACCTACTCGGGAGCGCTGCCTCAGGATCCTGGTCACCGGGGCTTCTGGGCCCGCACCGATGCCCGCTTGTCTGTTCTAAAAGATGCTCAGTGGGTTCGCATTCCGTATCCGG GACAGTGGGGCCTTCCCACAATCAGTGTTGGAGCTGTTCTCGGGATGCTGGCTGGCGTGTTGGCTTCCATGATTGAGTCCATCGGGGACTACTACGCATGCGCGCGGCTTTCCaatgctcctcctcctccgccccATGCTATAAATAGAG GTATTGGAGTAGAGGGTCTAGCCTGTATCCTGGCAGGGGCCTTCGGCTCTGCGAACGGAACCACATCTTACAGTGAAAATGTGGCCGCCATTGGCATTACGAAG GTGGCCAGTCGCAGGGTGGTGCAAGTCGCCGGGGTGTTGTTAATGATTGTGGGTTGTTTCGGCAAACTGGGGGCGCTGTTCGTCACTATTCCAGACCCTG GCGGGGGAATGTTTCTCGCCATGTTTGGTATGATAACAGCTGTCGGCATCTCGAACCTTCGGTACGTTGAAATACGTCGGCCGCGCAACATGTTTGTCTTGGGTCTGGCACTCTTCCTCGGCTTGGCGATACCGAGTTGGattgaaggaaacaaaaacgaaatccaaacag GTAACAGTACAGTTGACCAGATTATAGAAGTTCTCTTGTCAACAAGTATGTTTGTGGGTGGTTTTGTGGCTTTTGTCTTGGACAATCTTCTTCCAG GTACCGACAGAGACAGAGGTGTCATCAAATGGCGCCAGGAGTCCCGTGTAGCTGCTAAGACAAGCGGCCATGGGGATGTCTACATTCATCCTCTTCTCCAGAAACTGATTCACCGCATCGTCATCCTCGGTCGCCTGCCCTTTTGCCCTCCCGCCAAGATTTGCACTTCCGCGGTCTTTGAAAGAGTCAGACTTGGGAGCACTGGAAACTTTGATTGTGAAAATAGATTGTGA